In Phyllostomus discolor isolate MPI-MPIP mPhyDis1 chromosome 3, mPhyDis1.pri.v3, whole genome shotgun sequence, a single genomic region encodes these proteins:
- the LOC114498920 gene encoding protein NipSnap homolog 3A encodes MLVFRSVLTKALAARTLTPQVCSSFATGPRQWDGTFYEFRTYYLKPSKMNEFLENFKKNVHLRTAHSELVGYWSVEFGGRMNKVFHIWKYDNHTHRTEVRKALAKDKEWQEQFLIPNLALIDKQESEITYLVPWCKLEKPPKEGVYELVTFQMKPGGPALWGDAFKRAVMAHVNLGYSKLVGVFHTEYGALNRVHALWWNENADSRAAGRHQSHEDPRVVAAVRESVNYLVSQQNMLLIPTSFSPLK; translated from the exons ATGCTTGTTTTCCGAAGTGTCCTGACTAAGGCTCTGGCCGCGCGGACATTGACGCCTCAG GTGTGCTCATCTTTTGCTACAGGACCTAGACAATGGGATGGAACATTCTATGAATTCCGTACCTATTATCTTAAGCCTTCAAAGATGAATGAGtttctggaaaattttaagaaaaacgtACATCTTCGGACAGCTCACTCTGAACTGGTTGGATACTGGAGTGTTGAATTTGGAGGCAGAATGAATAAAGTGTTTCATATTTGGAAGTATG ATAATCACACTCATCGAACTGAAGTTCGGAAAGCCTTAGCCAAAGATAAGGAATGGCAAGAACAATTTCTCATTCCGAATTTGGCTCTGATCGATAAACAAGAGAGTGAGATTACTTACCTGGTGCCATGGTGCAAGTTAGAAAAGCCTCCAAAAGAAG GAGTCTACGAACTGGTTACTTTTCAGATGAAACCAGGTGGGCCAGCTCTGTGGGGTGATGCCTTTAAAAGGGCAGTTATGGCCCATGTCAATCTAGGCTACTCAAAACTAGTCGGAGTTTTCCACACAGAATACGGAGCACTCAACAGAG TTCATGCTCTTTGGTGGAATGAGAATGCAGACAGCCGTGCAGCTGGGAGACACCAGTCTCATGAGGATCCCAGGGTCGTGGCAGCTG ttcGGGAAAGTGTCAATTACCTAGTGTCTCAGCAGAATATGCTTCTGATCCCTACATCATTTTCACCATTGAAATAG